GAACGCATACCACGTTCATGTCCGCCACCATGCATTTGTGCTTCAATACGAATACGTGGTTTACGACGCACATACAACGCGCCAATGCCTTTAGGGCCATAGGTTTTATGCGCAGAAAAACTCATCAAATCAACAGGTAATGTTGCCAAATCAATATCAACCTTGCCTGTTGCTTGTGCGGCATCAACATGAAAAATCACACCATTTTCACGGCAGATATTGCCAATGGCTTCAATTTCTTGAACCACACCAATTTCATTGTTCACAAACATCACAGAGGCTAAAACGGTATCAGGGCGAATAGCTGCTTTAAATTTTTCAACATCGACTAAGCCATTAGCATCAGGCTCTAAAAAAGTAGCAGAAAAGCCTTGACGCTCTAATTCGCGCACAGGGTCAATGACTGCTTTATGTTCAGTTGCAACGGTAATGATGTGCTTTCCTTTGCCACTATAAAAGTTTGCAGCGCCTTTAATCGCAAGATTGTTCGACTCAGTTGCACCCGATGTCCAAACAATCTCTCTTGGGTCAGCATTAACCAGTTTCGCCACTTCTTCACGTGCGTGCTCTACCGCTTTTTCGGCGGTCCAGCCGTATGGATGGCTACGAGAAGCAGGGTTGCCATACTGTTCTGTTAAATAGGGTATCATTTTTTCAGCTACACGCGGATCAACAGGTGTTGTGGATGAGTAATCTAAATAAATCGGCATTCTTTCCATTACGTTCTATTTTCCTTAAATTAATGTTTCTTGATTAAGCCGCTACAGCAGTCAATTGTCTTAAATCTTGTAGCGCACACTTTAATGCAACTAAAAATTCATTCACTTGTAACACGGTATTGTCAGCATTAAAGCTAACCCGAATCGCGCCACGGGCAGTGTCAGCATCAATACCCATGGCTAGTAGCACATGGCTGGGTTCTCCACTTGCACTAGAGCAAGCTGAACCGCTAGCAACAGCAAATCCTAATTTATCTAAAGCGGTGACCAATGTTTCGCCATCAATATGCTTAAAAGCAAAAAAACTAGTATTAGGCAACCGCTTTGCTTGCTGTCCAAAAATCACAGCATGCATTTCTGCCAAGCCTGCTTCCAATAAGTTGCGTAGTGATTCAGTGTGTGATGCAAAATGATTAAGTGATTGAGTGGCTAATTCACAAGCAGCACCAAAACCAACAATCGCTGCAATATTTTCTGTACCGCTACGCAATCCTTTTTCTTGACCACCACCATACAGTAACGGTTGAATATCAACACTCTTATTCAGCACCAATGCCCCCGCACCCAACGGGCCACCAATTTTATGGCTAGAAACCGTCATGGCCTGCACACCTAGTGATGCAAAATCAACCTTGATTTTGCCCAGCGCTTGTACAGCATCGGTATGTACTAATACCTTGTTTTTTGCGGCCAATGCAACCACTTGTTCAATATCTTGAATCGCACCAGTCTCATTATTGGCTAGCATGACAGACACAAGGTTGGTGGGCGTATCTAACTGTTTTTGCAAGGTTTGCATATCCAATTCGCAACTATTATTGACTGGAATGCTCTTCGCTTGCCAACCACGATATTGCATGGCTTTAGCCGGGTTGGACACACACGGATGCTCAATGCTGCTGGTTAATAATTGCGCTTGCTCCATATTGCTAGCAATGCCAGTAATTGCAAAATTATTGGCTTCAGTGCCACTAGCAGTAAAAATGATTTGATTAGCTTGCGCACCCACTGCTTGCGCTACTTGACGACGCGCCTGCTCAATAGCTTCATGCGCGTGACGGCCATAGCTGTGCTGGCTGGCTGGATTGCCGTGTTGATTGGTCATGTAAGGCAACATTGCCTCAAGCACTTGCGGCTTGAGTGCAGTGGTACTGTTATGATCAAAATACACATTAGCCATTAATAGCTACCTTGTTTGTACTGCAAGATTTACGGCCAGAAAACATCACTGCAGCACTTTCTTTGTTTAATCGTGCGCTAACCATGTCAGCCAAACTTACATCGGATAAATAATCTAAAATTTTTGTATTTAATGCTTCCCAAAGGTCGTGCGTCATACAGCGACCCTCCGGGCCACGACAGTTTTCTTTACCGCCGCATTGGGTGGCATCAATATTTTCATCAACAGCGGCAATAATGGCAGATATTGAAATTTCAGCCTTTGTTTTGGCTAGGTTATAACCACCACCTGGTCCGCGTATACTGCTTACCAAATCTTTACGACGTAAGCGACTGAACAGCTGTTCTAAATAAGACAATGAAATTTCTTGGCGCTCACTAATAGCTGCTAGCGTTACTGGCTTCAATGTGCCGTCAGCATCAACCTCGTTTAATGCAAGGTCTAGCATGGCAGTCACAGCAAATCGGCCTTTAGTAGTTAGTCTCATGTTGGTCTTGATTAATCCTTAAATTAAGCGTCTATTTTATAATAACCTAGTAATTTAGTCAATTATTATTGTATTAAGTTCAATGCGCATCTTCGTCAGGATTTTTTGGCTTGCGCCTTACTTTTTTAACACTAAACGCCTTGGCTACTTGATTTTCAGATTGCGTGTCGCTCAACGCAGCCAGCTGTTTTTTTAATGCTTTTATTTCTAATACTAGCGGCTGCAATGCTTTATTAATTGGGTCATTTTCATCACTGCCAACCGCATAAGCACTAAATTGCGCTTTCTCAGCCGCTTTTTTCGCTTTTTCTTCTTCTAAAATACGTGCGGGAATACCAACCGCGGTTGCATTTTCTGGCACATCTTTCACCACCACGGCGTTGGAGCCAATTCTTGCGTTTTTGCCAATGGTGATTGGACCCAATACTTTTGCGCCTGCACCAATCACAACACCATTTTCTAGGGTAGGGTGACGCTTGCCTTTATTCCATGAGGTACCGCCCAATGTGACGCCGTGATACAACGTGCAGTCATCACCAACAATCGCAGTTTCACCAATGACAATCCCCATGCCGTGATCGATAAAAACACGCTGGCCAATGCGTGCGCCAGGATGAATTTCAATCCCCGTTAAAAAACGACCAATATGCGAGAACAATCGACCCAACCAAAACAGTTTGATCGACCATAGCCAATGGCTAAAACGATGCAAAATTAACGCATGCACGCCAGGGTAAGTAGTCAGCACTTCAAAGTGTGTGCGTGCCGCTGGGTCGCGGTCAAACACAATAGAAATGTCTTGTTTTAAATGGTCAAACATAATCAATATGGTCTACAAATGAAAGTATCATTATGCCATAAAATTTAATTCTTGACTAAATTAGTAGGTTAAATTTGATAAGCGCGTGTTTTAATGTGATTTTAATGGTATGAGTCAGCTTGTGAAGCCAGACTATAAAGCCAAACAACAAACCAAGCTTGGCGATAGGCAGGCAATTAAGATTAATACTTGGTATGCTTTTTTGGTTTTTGTGTCAGTGTGAGAATGCCGCGCAATAAATTGACTTCTTCTTTTTCTAAACGCGTACGGGCATAAAGTCTGCGCAGGCGTTCAAACAGCTTCTTAGGCGCACGGGGATTGATGTATCCAATTTGCGTCAGTACCTCTTGCAAATGCGCATAAAAACGCTCTAAATCATCTTGAGAGGCCAACTCAACTGGCTTTTCATCGTAATGCAACTTACCGGCAGTAATCGCCATACGCACTTCATAGCACATAATTTGTACTGCCTGGGCTAAATTCAGCGAAGTATAGTCGGGATTAGCAGGAATAGTTGCCAGCACATGACAACGGTTAGCCTCAGCGTTACTTAAGCCGCTCATTTCGGTGCCAAAAACCAACGCCACATGTTGCGTATTGGCAATTGTATGCACAGTCTGTGCTGCCTCGCGCACAGTCATTACCTGTTGTGAAAGCGCCCGCTCTTTACCGCTCACCCCAATCACAAACTGGCAATCCGCAATGGCTTCTTCTAAGCTTGCTGTTACCACCGCAGCATCCAAGACATCGGTTGCATTAACAGCCAACGATTTGGCTTGCCCGTCAGGAAAGTGTTTTGGATTCACCAAATACAAGTGGCTAAGCCCCATTGTTTTCATCGCGCGCGCGGTAGAGCCAATATTGCCAGGATGACTCGTATGACAAAGCACAATACGGATATTATTAAACACTTGTTGTGGCGTTGATTCAGACATATGGAATTGAATGATGAGATTGGCGAAAACCAAATAGGCTATTTTACATGGGATACTGCTGTGCAAATAGTAGCGATGTTGGAGATCTATCTAAAGTCTATTGAAAAAGCTACACATTACGAACGAAGTGAAGCAATCCATGCGATGTTTTAAAGACTTGACTGCTGCCCATGCTCGCGATGAAGGTGAATGTGCGATTATGCTAGGCTAAACAATCAAATTAACCCATTAATTCATCATACAAATCCAACCATGCTGGATTCTTCTGCTCTATAAGCGCAATCTTTTTTGCTCTCGATCCGGCTTTTAATTGTTTCTCACGTGCAATAACGGCCAACATATCAACACCCACCTCAAAATAAACAAGCTGATGAACATGGTATTTTTTGGTAAAACCATCAACTAAATTCTGTTTATGCTGCCAAATGCGTTTGATTAAGTCAGATGTTACGCCTACATATAGAGTGCCATTTTTAGCACTTGCCATAATGTAGACACAGGGTTGTTTAACACTCATCCCAGTATTTTAGATTGAAACAAGGCTAAATGATTGAAAATAATCGTTGCATATCGCGTGGAGTGCCACGCTGCGCTCGCAGTGACGGTGGTGGGGTGGATCGCCACGCTACGCTCGCGATGACGAAGGATGTCATTGCGAACGCTGTGAAGCAATCCAGATATTCAACATTGCTAAGAAGTTAATAGTTCAAGGTCTTTAAACATCGCAATGACCGCAGTATTGACTTGATGTTGAGTTCTCCATCATCACTTTTTTGTCACTCTCCATATCGTATTGCCAACGTCATCTGCTACTAGCAGAGCGCCTGTCTGGTCATGTTCCAGGCCAACGGGTCGACCTTGCGCTTCTTCATCGCTATTCAGGAAACCGGTTACTACATCAATACTGTCGCCGATGGCGATGCCATTCTTAAAAGGCACATAAATCACTTTGTAACCACTTTTTGGCGAACGGTTCCATGAGCCATGTTGTGCAATAAACATTCCTTCAGCAAAGCGTTCTCCCAGCTGAGTATTGCTTGCATTGAGCAAGCCTAATGATGCCGTATGTGAACCCAAAGCATAATCGGGTTTAATTGACTCTTGAATGCGCGCTGGATCAGGACTTTTGATGCGAGGGTCAATATGTTGCCCGTAGTAATAATATGGCCAGCCATAAAAGCCACCTTCTTTTACCGATGTTAAATAGTCAGGCACTAAATCACCGCCGAGTTGATCTCTTTCATTGACAACCGTCCACAATACACCTGTTTGTGGTTCAATGACCATGCCATTCGGATTTCTTAATCCAGAGGCAAACACACGGCTCGTTTTTAGTACGGGATCAATTTCTAAGATGGCAGCCCGATTTTCTTCCATTTGCATACCGTTCTCGCCCACATTACTATTCGAGCCCACTGTCACCAGTAGCTTGCCATTTTTGGCGGCGATGACGTTCTTTGTCCAGTGATGATTAATGCCTGCAGGTAGGTCAACCACTTTGGTGAACGGGCCATTAACGCGCGTCATCTCTGGTACATAATCATATTTCACTAAAGCATCTGCATTGGCAATATACAAGGTGTTATCCACTAATGCCATGCCAAATGGCGAGGTGAGATTCTCAGCAAAAACTGTTTTTAGTTCTGCAACACCATCTTTATCTGCATCTCTAAGCAGTGTAATTCGGTCTGGACTTTTGACGCCTGCACCCGCTTTTTTCATCAACTTCTGCGCAAACCAGCCGCGAATACTAAAACCAGCATCGGGGTTGGCTGGACCATTCGTTTCAGCAACCAGCACATCGCCATTGGGCAAAGTATATAGCCATCTTGGATGGTCAAGCCCTTTAGCAAAGGCATTGATGTTGAATCCAGCGGGCACAGTTGGCATTGTGTTTTCATCCCAACCAACCGCTTTTGCAATGCTAACAGTCGGCATCTTTTCTAACTTGGGTCCGGGTAGTTGAGGGTTGTTGCCCATGCCCTCTTTAATGCTTGGCAAAGCCGTATTGTTAAATGAGCATGCAGATAATAAAACAATAGCCGAGGCTACAAGCAATGCTTTCATGATTAATTCTCCTTGTTGGTACATTTGTTAGCCAACTCGCTTTTGTCTACACCTGTTTGTTTAAAGTGTGAATAAGATCGTTTGTCAATATTAAAACGTAAAGTAAC
This region of Methylophilaceae bacterium genomic DNA includes:
- a CDS encoding IscS subfamily cysteine desulfurase — encoded protein: MERMPIYLDYSSTTPVDPRVAEKMIPYLTEQYGNPASRSHPYGWTAEKAVEHAREEVAKLVNADPREIVWTSGATESNNLAIKGAANFYSGKGKHIITVATEHKAVIDPVRELERQGFSATFLEPDANGLVDVEKFKAAIRPDTVLASVMFVNNEIGVVQEIEAIGNICRENGVIFHVDAAQATGKVDIDLATLPVDLMSFSAHKTYGPKGIGALYVRRKPRIRIEAQMHGGGHERGMRSGTLAPHQIVGMGEAFRIAREEMHAENERIRMLHNKLLTGLTTIDETYVNGDLSHRVPHNLNVSFNYVEGESLIMAIKGIAVSSGSACTSASLEPSYVLRALGRSDELAHSSIRFSIGRFTTEADVDYTVRLLKDKIGKLRELSPLWEMFQDGVDISKVEWAAH
- a CDS encoding cysteine desulfurase; the encoded protein is MANVYFDHNSTTALKPQVLEAMLPYMTNQHGNPASQHSYGRHAHEAIEQARRQVAQAVGAQANQIIFTASGTEANNFAITGIASNMEQAQLLTSSIEHPCVSNPAKAMQYRGWQAKSIPVNNSCELDMQTLQKQLDTPTNLVSVMLANNETGAIQDIEQVVALAAKNKVLVHTDAVQALGKIKVDFASLGVQAMTVSSHKIGGPLGAGALVLNKSVDIQPLLYGGGQEKGLRSGTENIAAIVGFGAACELATQSLNHFASHTESLRNLLEAGLAEMHAVIFGQQAKRLPNTSFFAFKHIDGETLVTALDKLGFAVASGSACSSASGEPSHVLLAMGIDADTARGAIRVSFNADNTVLQVNEFLVALKCALQDLRQLTAVAA
- a CDS encoding Rrf2 family transcriptional regulator → MRLTTKGRFAVTAMLDLALNEVDADGTLKPVTLAAISERQEISLSYLEQLFSRLRRKDLVSSIRGPGGGYNLAKTKAEISISAIIAAVDENIDATQCGGKENCRGPEGRCMTHDLWEALNTKILDYLSDVSLADMVSARLNKESAAVMFSGRKSCSTNKVAING
- the cysE gene encoding serine O-acetyltransferase; its protein translation is MFDHLKQDISIVFDRDPAARTHFEVLTTYPGVHALILHRFSHWLWSIKLFWLGRLFSHIGRFLTGIEIHPGARIGQRVFIDHGMGIVIGETAIVGDDCTLYHGVTLGGTSWNKGKRHPTLENGVVIGAGAKVLGPITIGKNARIGSNAVVVKDVPENATAVGIPARILEEEKAKKAAEKAQFSAYAVGSDENDPINKALQPLVLEIKALKKQLAALSDTQSENQVAKAFSVKKVRRKPKNPDEDAH
- a CDS encoding RNA methyltransferase, translated to MSESTPQQVFNNIRIVLCHTSHPGNIGSTARAMKTMGLSHLYLVNPKHFPDGQAKSLAVNATDVLDAAVVTASLEEAIADCQFVIGVSGKERALSQQVMTVREAAQTVHTIANTQHVALVFGTEMSGLSNAEANRCHVLATIPANPDYTSLNLAQAVQIMCYEVRMAITAGKLHYDEKPVELASQDDLERFYAHLQEVLTQIGYINPRAPKKLFERLRRLYARTRLEKEEVNLLRGILTLTQKPKKHTKY
- a CDS encoding GIY-YIG nuclease family protein → MSVKQPCVYIMASAKNGTLYVGVTSDLIKRIWQHKQNLVDGFTKKYHVHQLVYFEVGVDMLAVIAREKQLKAGSRAKKIALIEQKNPAWLDLYDELMG
- a CDS encoding sorbosone dehydrogenase family protein encodes the protein MKALLVASAIVLLSACSFNNTALPSIKEGMGNNPQLPGPKLEKMPTVSIAKAVGWDENTMPTVPAGFNINAFAKGLDHPRWLYTLPNGDVLVAETNGPANPDAGFSIRGWFAQKLMKKAGAGVKSPDRITLLRDADKDGVAELKTVFAENLTSPFGMALVDNTLYIANADALVKYDYVPEMTRVNGPFTKVVDLPAGINHHWTKNVIAAKNGKLLVTVGSNSNVGENGMQMEENRAAILEIDPVLKTSRVFASGLRNPNGMVIEPQTGVLWTVVNERDQLGGDLVPDYLTSVKEGGFYGWPYYYYGQHIDPRIKSPDPARIQESIKPDYALGSHTASLGLLNASNTQLGERFAEGMFIAQHGSWNRSPKSGYKVIYVPFKNGIAIGDSIDVVTGFLNSDEEAQGRPVGLEHDQTGALLVADDVGNTIWRVTKK